The Prevotella melaninogenica nucleotide sequence CTGCAAGCACTGATGATAATGGCAATGACCGTCTTGGATTGAATAACTACGAGTATGGTGCTGAAGCCAGTTTACAGTTTCCTCGCCTTGTCAATCCATTCGTTACACCGCCACGAAAGCGTTGGGAACGTGAAGAAAGGAAGACTGCAGAAGCTGCAGAAAAGGGACTTGTATATATTCCTAAGGGACCACGCATCTATTTTACAACACCATCAACGACCCTTAAAGCTTCTGTTGATGTGTTGAACCGTTCTCAGTATTTCAAGCGTCATGTTGTGTCAGGCGAGTTAACATACCAGTGGCAGCCAAACGAGCGTAATAGCTATTCGTTCTCTCCTTTGACACTGACTTATGAGTATATGCATAACGTGACCGACCGTTATCTTGAATTGATAGATAGTGTTCCTTATCTTGAGGTATCATTGGCAGACCAGTTCATTCCAAAGATGATGTTCCAACATACGTTTATGAGCCCAGCACGTTATAAGAGTCCAATTAAAATATGGACAACGGTTAGTGAAGCTTCAAACATCTTGTCTGCAGGTTACGCTGCCTTTGGTAGACGTTGGAGCGAAAAAGACAAGAAACTCTTTAAGAATCCATTTGCACAATTTGTGAAGATTGATGCTAATCTTACAAAAGTATGGAGTCTTGGAGAGAAGAGTGGTATTGCAGCCCACGTCAATTTAGGAACGTTATGGGCGTATGGCAACAGTAGATTTGCACCTTATACAGAACAGTTTTATGTAGGTGGAGCCAATAGCATCCGTGCGTTTAATGCCCGCCAGATTGGTCCAGGACGCTATCGCTCAACACAGCGTCGACGCTCATACGTAGAACAGACAGGTGATATCAAAATACAGCTCAACCTTGAGTATCGTCCTCACCTTATGGGCTCCCTCTATGGTGCCGTTTTCCTCGATGCTGGTAATGTATGGACAATGCACTATGATGAGGGTCGACCAGAAGGACATTTCAAGTTTAAGAATATATTAAATGAAATGGCACTCGGTACTGGAGTTGGTTTACGCTATGATATTGGCTATTTCATGATTCGTCTTGATTGGGGACTTGGCTTACACGTACCTTATGAAACTGGCAAGACTGGTTTCTATAACATATCAAAATTTAAGGATGCACAAGCCTTCCACTTAGCGATTGGTTTGCCATTCTAATCTTTTTGATTTTCAACTATTCAGCCCTGCTAATCAGATTAGCAGGGCTGAATAGTTCTAATTATATCTTATTATTCCTTAAGATGATAACTATAATATGATGTAACATCAATTCTTACTTACGTGTTTATGCCAGACACATATAGTGCTAATGCTTAACACATATGGTGTTGATGCCTAACAAATGTAGTGTTAATGGTAAGTACACATATTCTTTAATATCAAACACATTGAATATTACCGTTTCAAAGAAAGCTGTAGAGAGTCAGAAAAGTACTTTTAAACGACTATGAGCAAACAAAAAGACTTTACAAAAATAATCAAAGTAGAGAATGTTTTTTAATCAAAAAACACTTCTTTCTTATGCGTTTGTAACTTACAGCAATACAGATAAGTTATAAACTTGTATTTTAAAAGGTGCTTAGTAAGGGCTCAAAAGGGCGTTAGTTAGCATTCAAAAGGGCATCTATTGAAAGGCAATTAGGCATCTTTTAGAAGCTAAAAGAGTATGTATTAGAATTACAACTATGGAAAATATCAGACAAATAGTAAGATGGAAACAAACTTTTATACAAAAAGCTCCTATGTTAGGAGCTTTTAAAAATGAGTTATCTTGTATATTTAGTTATGTTACTATACAACTCAATTCTTGTTATTCTCCTCTCTGGAGGACAGGAGTTTGGGGTGAAGATTATTTCCTTACATAGTTTACAAACGCATATGCAGGATTGTCATCAGCAGCAGGATGTTCCTCACATGATTCTACAACCCACGTACCATCATTATATTCTGGGAAGAAAACATCTGCTTGTGGAGGAGTAGCAGCTATCTCTGTGAGGTAGAGATGGTCTGCTATAGCAAGCGCCTCTTTATAAAGACTGGCTCCACCAATGATAAATGCCTTTTCTTCTGTCCCAATATGTTTAAGCGCTTCTTCAAGCGAAGAGTAGACATCGCAGTTAGGGAAATCTGTTTCCGTTCTACTGAGTACAATGTTTCTACGATTAGGCAGAGCACCTTTTGGTAATGAATGGAAGGTCTTACGCCCCATGATAACAGTATGTCCTGTTGTTAGTTGCTTAAAACGCTTAAGGTCTTCTCTAATGAAATAGACCATATCATTCTGATAACCAATGGCACGATTGGCTGCTACTGCAGCAATGATATTTATTTCCATAATGGTGTTTTGGGACCTCCC carries:
- a CDS encoding dihydrofolate reductase — its product is MEINIIAAVAANRAIGYQNDMVYFIREDLKRFKQLTTGHTVIMGRKTFHSLPKGALPNRRNIVLSRTETDFPNCDVYSSLEEALKHIGTEEKAFIIGGASLYKEALAIADHLYLTEIAATPPQADVFFPEYNDGTWVVESCEEHPAADDNPAYAFVNYVRK